One Lachnospiraceae bacterium C1.1 genomic region harbors:
- a CDS encoding formate/nitrite transporter family protein: MFKEEFEAAARAARVKSDLLKKKPFSYFLLSVLAGMFIGIGGLFAFSAGGQLAGAPATKIVMGASFGVALSLVVFAGAELFTGNNFCMTAGLLRKTIKLSDAIKLWIVCWIGNLTGGIILSALYTLTGLGNGAVGEFMAAGALAKISAGFIPLLTRGILCNFLVCLAVWCGFRCKSESGKLIMIFWCLIAFFTAGFEHCIANMTILTAAFFNPSGYDISLNGIIWNLGVVTLGNMIGGIFFLALPYGIISNE; this comes from the coding sequence ATGTTCAAAGAAGAATTTGAAGCAGCCGCAAGGGCTGCCCGTGTTAAATCTGACTTATTAAAAAAGAAACCCTTTAGTTATTTTCTTTTATCCGTTTTAGCCGGAATGTTCATTGGTATAGGTGGTCTTTTTGCATTTTCTGCCGGAGGTCAGCTCGCAGGTGCTCCTGCAACAAAGATCGTTATGGGCGCCTCCTTCGGAGTAGCTCTGAGTCTGGTTGTTTTTGCCGGTGCAGAACTTTTTACCGGAAATAATTTCTGCATGACAGCAGGTCTTTTAAGAAAAACTATTAAACTGTCAGATGCCATAAAACTCTGGATCGTCTGCTGGATCGGAAATCTCACCGGCGGTATAATACTTTCTGCGTTATATACTCTTACCGGTCTGGGAAACGGAGCTGTTGGTGAATTTATGGCAGCCGGTGCTCTGGCTAAGATATCCGCAGGATTTATACCACTTCTTACAAGAGGTATCCTCTGCAATTTTCTTGTATGTCTGGCTGTATGGTGCGGCTTCAGATGCAAAAGTGAATCCGGTAAACTCATAATGATCTTCTGGTGTCTTATCGCCTTCTTTACTGCAGGCTTTGAACACTGCATAGCAAATATGACTATCCTTACGGCAGCTTTCTTTAATCCTTCCGGCTATGATATCAGCTTAAACGGGATCATCTGGAATCTTGGAGTTGTGACTCTCGGAAATATGATCGGAGGAATTTTCTTTCTGGCTCTGCCTTATGGAATTATTTCAAATGAATAA
- a CDS encoding DUF1622 domain-containing protein, with amino-acid sequence MVELVISFLDTALFNVVQVCTVLLEFFGILVLMVTALKCFYQWVKRDTANIRMELAQGIALALEFKMGGEVLRTVVVREWSELGILGAIIVLRAVLTFLIHWEIKNEKADEIPDKQK; translated from the coding sequence ATGGTAGAACTTGTTATTTCTTTTCTTGATACAGCACTCTTCAATGTGGTGCAGGTCTGCACCGTACTGCTCGAATTCTTTGGAATCCTTGTATTGATGGTAACCGCCTTAAAATGTTTTTATCAATGGGTAAAAAGGGATACTGCAAATATTCGAATGGAACTGGCTCAGGGAATTGCGCTTGCTCTTGAATTCAAGATGGGCGGAGAAGTTCTCCGAACCGTTGTGGTCCGCGAATGGTCAGAGCTTGGTATACTTGGCGCGATAATTGTACTAAGAGCAGTTCTTACCTTCCTGATACATTGGGAAATTAAAAACGAAAAAGCAGATGAAATTCCGGACAAGCAAAAATAA
- the gpmI gene encoding 2,3-bisphosphoglycerate-independent phosphoglycerate mutase, translating to MAKKPAVLLVMDGLGINEKHEHNAVFSAKTPVLDSLMKDYPYVKGYASGMAVGLPDGQMGNSEVGHMNMGAGRIIYQELTRISKEIEDGDFFKNEALLGAVKNAKDNDSALHLFGLVSDGGVHSHNSHIYGILELAKREGLSKVYVHCFLDGRDTPPESGKDFVAALEAKMKEIGVGEVASVSGRYYAMDRDNNYDRVEKAYRCLTEGVGDEADSATEGIQKSYDAGVSDEFVVPFAVKKNGQPVACIKSGDSIIFFNFRPDRAREITHCFCDDEFDKFSRPERVATKFVCFTEYDPLIPNKDIAFKKVEIKNTFGEWLAAKGMKQARIAETEKYAHVTFFFNGGVETPNEGEDRVLVNSPKDVPTYDLKPQMSAYEVCDKLCTAIRSGEYDVIIINFANPDMVGHTGVEEAAIKAVETVDECVGKAVEALKEMDGVMFICADHGNAEQMVDYETGEAWTAHTTNPVPFILVNYDPAYTLKENGRLCDIVPTLIECMGEEKPADMTGESLLIKK from the coding sequence ATGGCAAAGAAACCGGCAGTGTTATTAGTTATGGACGGTCTCGGAATCAACGAGAAGCATGAGCATAATGCAGTATTTTCTGCAAAGACACCTGTACTTGATTCTCTTATGAAGGATTATCCCTACGTAAAGGGTTATGCAAGCGGAATGGCAGTAGGACTTCCTGACGGACAGATGGGAAATTCTGAAGTAGGCCATATGAACATGGGTGCAGGAAGAATCATCTATCAGGAGCTTACACGTATAAGCAAGGAAATCGAAGATGGAGATTTCTTCAAGAATGAAGCTCTTCTTGGCGCTGTAAAGAACGCTAAGGACAATGATAGTGCACTTCATCTTTTTGGTCTTGTATCCGATGGTGGTGTTCACAGCCACAACAGCCATATCTATGGTATTCTTGAGCTTGCAAAGAGAGAAGGCCTTTCAAAGGTTTATGTACACTGCTTCCTTGACGGACGTGATACTCCGCCTGAGTCAGGAAAGGATTTCGTAGCAGCACTTGAAGCAAAGATGAAGGAAATCGGTGTAGGTGAAGTTGCATCCGTATCAGGACGTTACTATGCAATGGATCGTGATAACAACTATGATCGTGTAGAGAAGGCTTACAGATGCCTTACAGAAGGTGTAGGCGATGAAGCTGATTCAGCTACTGAGGGAATTCAGAAGTCATATGATGCAGGTGTTTCAGATGAGTTCGTTGTTCCTTTTGCAGTAAAGAAGAATGGTCAGCCTGTAGCATGCATTAAATCAGGCGACAGCATCATCTTCTTCAATTTCCGTCCTGACAGAGCACGTGAGATTACTCATTGTTTCTGTGATGATGAATTTGATAAGTTCAGCAGACCTGAAAGAGTTGCAACAAAGTTCGTATGCTTTACAGAATATGATCCCCTCATCCCTAATAAGGATATTGCATTCAAGAAGGTTGAGATAAAGAATACTTTCGGTGAATGGCTTGCAGCAAAGGGCATGAAGCAGGCAAGGATCGCTGAGACGGAGAAATATGCACACGTTACATTCTTCTTCAACGGCGGCGTAGAGACACCTAACGAGGGCGAGGACAGAGTTCTTGTTAATTCACCTAAGGATGTGCCTACATATGACCTTAAGCCTCAGATGAGCGCATATGAAGTATGTGATAAGCTCTGCACAGCTATTCGTTCAGGCGAATATGATGTAATAATCATCAACTTCGCAAATCCTGACATGGTTGGTCATACAGGTGTCGAAGAGGCTGCGATCAAGGCTGTTGAGACAGTAGATGAGTGTGTTGGCAAGGCTGTAGAGGCGCTTAAAGAGATGGATGGTGTAATGTTCATCTGTGCAGACCACGGTAATGCTGAGCAGATGGTTGATTACGAGACAGGAGAGGCATGGACAGCTCATACAACAAATCCTGTTCCTTTCATCCTTGTTAACTATGATCCTGCATATACACTTAAAGAGAACGGCAGACTTTGCGATATCGTTCCTACACTTATCGAGTGCATGGGCGAAGAGAAGCCGGCAGATATGACAGGTGAGTCATTACTTATTAAGAAATAA